One Castanea sativa cultivar Marrone di Chiusa Pesio chromosome 4, ASM4071231v1 DNA window includes the following coding sequences:
- the LOC142631355 gene encoding zinc finger protein BRUTUS produces the protein MATPGGVAVLPNSVNKVDSPSSSSSSATPTPKAAACVKSPETRSPILIFLFFHKAIRNELDALHRSAMAFATGKRSDIRPLLDRYHFLRSVYKNHSNAEDEVIFPALDIRVKNVAQTYSLEHKGESDLFDHLFELLNSCTQNDEIFPRELASCTGALQTSVSQHMAKEEEQVFPLVIEKFSLEEQASLVWQFLCSIPVNMMAEFLPWISTSISPDEYKDLRKCLNKIVPAEKLLQEVIFTWVERRSSTNTTGSYVDNPQLRSCLDSNASTLASQLKKVNCACEFTRTGKRKYLESVTDVSETTGTHPINEILLWHNAIKRELNEIAKEARKIQLSGDFTNLSAFNERLQFIAEVCIFHSIAEDKVIFPAVDGEFSFTQEHAEEESQFNEFRYLIESIQSAGETSTSASEFYAKLCSHADHIMETTQRHFYNEEVQVLPLARKNFSIKRQRELLYQSLCVMPLKLIERVLPWLVGSLTEDEARKFLENMQLAAPAPDKALVTLFSGWACKARNQGLCLSPNATGCCPAKTFADIEENFGRSSCACASTLSAKDSPISTEADAIKRPFKHNVSVLCRSGNAPDPPSKTFNVQKQCCSDQTCCVPGLGVNNNNLGLGSLSTAKSLRSLSFSSSAPSLNSSLFVWETENSSSDIGCAERPIDNIFKFHKAIRKDLEYLDIESGKLSDCDETFLRQFIGRFRLLWGLYRAHSNAEDDIVFPALESKEALHNVSHSYTLDHKQEEKFFEDISSVLHELSQLLESLQKAHKTEDLAGNNIGFSSAHGSDSVRKYNELATKLQGMCKSIRVSLDQHIFREELELWPLFGRHFSVEEQDKIVGRIIGTTGAEVLQSMLPWVTSALTQDEQNKMMDTWKQATKNTMFNEWLNECWKGSPGSTSETETLETSTYQREYHESLDQSDQMFKPGWKDIFRMNQNELESEIRKVYQDSTLDPRRKAYLVQNLMTSRWIAAQQKLPKSVAGETSNGEEVECSPSFRDPEKRVFGCEHYKRNCKLRAACCGKLFTCRFCHDNVSDHSMDRKATSEMMCMRCLKIQAVGPICMTPSCNEFSMAKYYCNICKFFDDERTVYHCPFCNLCRLGRGLGIDYFHCMTCNCCLGIKLVNHKCLEKSLETNCPICCDFLFTSSDTVRGLPCGHYMHSACFQAYTCSHYTCPICSKSLGDMAVYFGMLDALLAAEELPEEYRDRYQDILCNDCDRKGSSSFHWLYHKCGFCGSYNTRVIKSEVTICPTSH, from the exons aTGGCGACGCCGGGAGGTGTGGCGGTGCTGCCGAATTCAGTGAACAAGGTCGATTCgccttcttcgtcttcttcgtCTGCGACTCCGACTCCGAAAGCTGCTGCTTGTGTGAAGAGCCCGGAGACGAGGTCACCAATCCTGATTTTCTTGTTCTTTCACAAAGCGATTCGTAATGAGCTCGACGCACTTCACCGATCCGCCATGGCCTTCGCCACCGGAAAGCGCAGCGATATTAGGCCGTTGCTCGACCGCTATCATTTTCTGCGATCTGTTTACAAGAACCACTCCAATGCTGAAGACGAG GTAATCTTTCCGGCTCTTGATATACGTGTGAAGAATGTAGCACAAACGTATTCCCTTGAACACAAGGGCGAGAGTGATCTTTTCGATCACCTATTTGAGCTACTAAATTCTTGCACacaaaatgatgaaatttttcCAAGGGAGTTAGCTTCCTGTACAGGAGCTCTACAGACATCAGTTAGCCAGCACATGGCTAAGGAAGAGGAGCAG GTCTTCCCCTTGGTTATTGAAAAGTTTTCGCTTGAAGAGCAGGCATCATTGGTCTGGCAATTCTTGTGCAGCATTCCAGTGAATATGATGGCAGAGTTCCTTCCATGGATTTCAACCTCCATTTCACCCGATGAATACAAGGATCTGCGGAAGTGCCTAAACAAGATAGTCCCAGCGGAAAAGCTTCTTCAAGAG GTCATTTTTACCTGGGTGGAAAGGAGGAGCAGCACTAACACTACTGGAAGTTATGTAGACAATCCTCAGCTCCGAAGTTGCTTAGATTCTAATGCAAGCACATTGGCTTCTCAACTAAAGAAAGTAAACTGTGCTTGTGAGTTTACCAGGACTGGGAAAAGGAAATATCTAGAGTCAGTTACTGATGTTTCAGAGACCACTGGAACACATCCAATAAATGAAATATTGCTCTGGCATAATGCTATTAAAAGAGAGTTGAATGAGATAGCCAAGGAGGCTAGGAAGATACAACTTTCTGGAGATTTCACTAATCTATCAGCTTTCAATGAGAGGTTGCAGTTTATTGCTGAAGTTTGCATCTTTCACAG TATTGCTGAGGACAAGGTCATATTTCCTGCAGTAGATGGAGAATTTTCTTTTACCCAGGAGCATGCGGAAGAAGAAAGCCAGTTCAATGAGTTTAGGTATTTGATTGAAAGTATACAAAGTGCAGGAGAAACCTCAACTTCAGCTTCtgagttttatgcaaaattATGCTCACATGCTGATCATATTATGGAAACTACACAGCGGCACTTCTACAATGAGGAAGTTCAG GTTCTTCCACTTGCTCGAAAGAACTTCAGCATCAAAAGACAGCGAGAACTTTTGTATCAAAGCTTATGCGTGATGCCCTTGAAATTGATTGAACGCGTCTTGCCATGGCTGGTAGGATCATTGACTGAAGATGAAGCCCGCAAATTCCTCGAAAACATGCAATTGGCAG CTCCAGCACCAGATAAAGCTCTGGTAACCCTCTTTTCTGGTTGGGCTTGCAAGGCTCGTAACCAAGGATTGTGCTTGTCTCCAAATGCAACTGGTTGCTGCCCTGCTAAAACTTTTGCTgatattgaagaaaattttggtaGATCATCCTGTGCATGTGCTTCTACTTTGTCTGCTAAAGACAGCCCAATATCAACTGAAGCAGATGCAATCAAAAGGCCATTCAAACATAATGTATCAGTGTTATGCAGGAGTGGCAATGCTCCTGACCCACCTTCAAAGACTTTCAATGTCCAGAAACAATGTTGTAGTGATCAAACTTGTTGTGTACCTGGTTTAGGTGTAAACAATAATAATCTGGGGTTGGGTTCTCTTTCTACTGCTAAGTCTTTACGTTCCTTGTCTTTTAGTTCTTCTGCCCCATCTCTTAACTCCAGTCTTTTTGTCTGGGAAACAGAAAATAGCTCTTCTGATATTGGGTGTGCAGAACGACCGATTGAtaacatatttaaatttcataaaGCCATACGCAAAGACTTGGAGTATTTAGACATTGAATCTGGAAAGCTTAGTGACTGTGATGAGACATTCCTTCGGCAGTTCATTGGAAGATTTCGTCTATTGTGGGGCTTATATAGAGCTCATAGTAATGCTGAAGATGATATTGTGTTTCCAGCCTTGGAATCCAAGGAAGCACTTCATAATGTGAGTCACTCATACACACTAGACCATAAGCAGGaagagaaattttttgaagatatATCTTCTGTTCTTCATGAGCTTTCACAACTTCTTGAAAGCTTGCAGAAGGCACATAAGACAGAGGATTTAGCTGGAAATAACATTGGATTTTCTTCTGCCCATGGTAGTGATTCTGTTAGGAAGTACAACGAGCTAGCTACTAAGCTTCAAGGAATGTGCAAATCAATAAGAGTATCATTGGATCAGCATATTTTCAGGGAAGAACTTGAGCTGTGGCCATTGTTTGGCAGACATTTCTCTGTGGAGGAGCAAGACAAAATAGTGGGTCGCATAATTGGGACTACAGGTGCTGAAGTGCTACAATCGATGTTACCATGGGTAACTTCTGCACTTACTCAGGATGAACAGAACAAAATGATGGACACATGGAAACAGGCAACCAAAAACACAATGTTCAACGAATGGCTTAATGAATGTTGGAAAGGAAGTCCAGGGTCAACTTCAGAGACTGAAACATTGGAAACCAGCAcctatcaaagag AATATCATGAAAGTTTGGACCAGAGTGATCAGATGTTCAAGCCTGGTTGGAAGGATATTTTCCGTATGAATCAAAATGAGCTTGAGTCAGAGATCAGAAAGGTTTATCAGGACTCGACTCTTGATCCTAGGAGGAAGGCGTATCTTGTTCAGAATCTTATGACTAG TCGTTGGATAGCAGCTCAGCAGAAGTTGCCAAAATCAGTAGCTGGGGAAACTTCTAATGGTGAAGAAGTGGAATGCTCACCATCATTCCGAGATCCTGAGAAACGAGTGTTTGGGTGTGAGCATTACAAAAGAAACTGCAAACTGCGTGCTGCTTGTTGTGGCAAGTTGTTTACATGTAGATTTTGCCATGACAATGTGAGCGATCATTCTATGGACAG GAAAGCAACATCAGAAATGATGTGCATGCGTTGCTTGAAAATTCAAGCAGTTGGGCCAATATGTATGACACCTTCGTGCAATGAATTTTCCATGGCCAAGTATTATTGcaatatatgtaaattttttgaTGATGAAAG GACTGTATATCACTGCCCATTCTGCAATTTATGCCGTCTTGGGAGAGGTCTTGGAATAGATTATTTTCATTGCATGACATGCAATTGTTGCCTGGGAATAAAGTTAGTGAACCACAAGTGTCTGGAGAAAAGTTTAGAAACAAACTGCCCAATCTGCTGCGATTTCTTATTCACATCAAGTGATACAGTCAGAGGTCTACCTTGTGGTCATTATATGCATTCAGCTTGCTTTCAG GCATACACTTGCAGTCATTACACTTGTCCAATCTGCAGCAAATCTTTAGGAGATATGGCG GTTTACTTTGGCATGCTTGACGCATTGTTGGCTGCTGAGGAGCTTCCAGAGGAATATAGGGATCGCTATCAG GATATACTCTGCAATGACTGTGATAGAAAGGGCAGCTCTAGCTTCCACTGGTTGTATCATAAGTGCGGATTCTGTGGATCATATAACACCCGAGTGATCAAGAGTGAGGTGACAATTTGCCCCACTTCACACTAA